Part of the Leishmania infantum JPCM5 genome chromosome 34 genome, TCTCGTCCATGCAAAGCGGCATCTCACCAAACCAAACAATGTGCGGGCGCAAGGTGCCAAGCAGGCCGCAGTCGGGGCAGCGGTCAACATCTCCCACAATGTCCTTCTGCCATTCGAAGACATTCCCGGTGGCTGCGCAGCGGACCTTCAGAAGCTCGCCGTGCATGTGCAGAACGTTTTTCGAGCCGGCGCGCTCGTGCAGGTTGTCCACATTCTGAGTGACAATGACAACCTTCCCCTTTCCACTCAGCTCCTCTTCTAACTTGGCCAGTGCTATGTGCGCCTTGTTCGGCTTGACAGAGCTTAGCAAAAGATTGCGGCGACGCTCGTTGTAGAAGAGCTGCACGAGAGCCGGGTTTCTGATGAAGGCGTCCGGAGACGCTACATCCTCGACATTATGGTTGCACCAGAGCCCGTCGCTATCGCGAAAGGTGGAAATTCCCGATTCAGCAGAgatgccggcgccggtgagGATTGTGATGCACCGGCACGCTTTCATCTACGTTTGCGTCCAATGTTGTCTacctttgtttttctttttcggtCCATATAAGAGGGCGGTGAGAGAAATGAGTTCCAGTTCTTTGCCCCGAAGCGTGTGCGATGGGCAGGGCGAAGTctgtgagagagggagagacacagagagcACAACTGAAGGCCTGCCGTGGTGGGTGCACAGATACAACAAGTGAGCCGCATCCGAGCGCGTCACTGAAGCCCGCTCACAAGCACCCCTGCGCGCGTCGCAAAGACACGGGAGCGAACGAAAAAGGGAGCAAAGTAGTGATGGAAATGCGCCTCGATgaagctggagaaggagatcAACGGTCACTGAGCAAAAAACTCGCAGGCGGGGCGGAAGTGCACGGTTTGAAAGCTGCGAAGAGAAAGGTCCGAAAAACACTACCAGAGATTCGCCCCAtgagacacacgcagagagtgCGTGTCCCCTCTCTCGTTTCCAGGCAGAGGTGCGCAGTTGTCATCTGCACACGCCCAACAGAAGCGTTGTTGGGGGCGGGGGGCAGTCGCAAGCACCTCTTTATTAGGCAGCACAAACAGATatgccttctctctttttcttacCCATCTATCGGGTCGCCCATTCCCTTTTGTCCCCTGTttgctgtctctctctccccctttgGGTACGCCTGCGCTAAGATTGTGCACGAACATGTCGGTGTACCTGCTTCTCTGTGTAAGCCCATGTgggcgcgaaaaaaaaaacggaaatGTCTGGCGGGGCAAGTTTCAAGAGTAGAGCTTTTTAGCTAATCTTTTCTCAACGATCTCAAAGCGGGTTTTGTTAAAACTTCGCATCCTACGCGCCGATGCTCTCCGCTCGCCCTACTCTGCCTCTGCCCATCCCCGAATCGTGCTCCGCGCTGTGTGTACGCGTTCATGCCGGCATACCGATACGCAGATCGCTCTGGGCAAACGCCTAAAGCGAGCCGAAAGCGCCGACGACATCTgcttccttttcctctcgTATGCGACTCTCGCTGTCGAGGAGGCGTGCCGGAAACCCGCGCTGCTTTCGGGCCACCATGGGTGTCTACATCACTCAGGTGAACAGGTCTACACAAATATATATAAAGAGCAGGGCCGTGCTTTCCGGATCACAGCAGACATGTTGACGAGGTagagtaaaaaaaaaaaacacatACAGCGCTGCGATGCGGATCTGCTTGCACTTCACGTAGGTCTTGGTGTGGGGTGTACAGCAATACAGCCTACATACCGAGATCCGATGGACGGTGCGGCACACAAAGCGCGAGAGGGTAGACGAGGCTGACGAAGAGAaaccgaaagaaaaaaaaaacgcgtgCGACATGCACCAGTAACCCGACGAAATTCCTGCAGTCCCGTGGATCGGCCTCGCAGGTCCGCTGCGACACCATCAAAGATGGACGACAAACGCAACACATGCGGTTGTCAACAAAATCGGCGTTTCGTGCGAAAGacatacaaaaaaaaatagaaaaTACGAGATTCGACACCTATACCCCCGTTGCTCATTCAATGattttcccttttcctccaTGTGCTCCGTCTACCACGAACTCGTACCCCGATATATacgtacacacacagccgcccctcacccaccccctgcggcacggcggccacaTCCGCGTCCTCTAGGACGAGCCGTCCGGCCGCTGCATCCGGCCACGCGTCTATAACGGGCTCAGCCtgtccctcccccctcgcaGGCATGcctgcgccatcggcgccacaCCCACCGGGCCGCATGGCGCGCACCAAAGTAGGCGGGACCGCCCTCACGGGCGTTACTcgagggcggtggcgtctgtcAAAGGGTGGGGGGCAGGGGTAGCATGCCGGTGGTGGCCTAGGCGCATGCCGCACGAGCCGAGGTAGGATGCTGCCCAGCCTCAGCCCAGGGCCCTGTGAGACCCTGCAACGTCTG contains:
- a CDS encoding putative NAD dependent deacetylase, yielding MKACRCITILTGAGISAESGISTFRDSDGLWCNHNVEDVASPDAFIRNPALVQLFYNERRRNLLLSSVKPNKAHIALAKLEEELSGKGKVVIVTQNVDNLHERAGSKNVLHMHGELLKVRCAATGNVFEWQKDIVGDVDRCPDCGLLGTLRPHIVWFGEMPLCMDEIESILSKTDLFVAIGTSGNVYPAAGFVKRAQFYGATTLELNLQEGSNSTLFQESIYGKASDIVPAWVDRVLKESSKK